DNA sequence from the Daphnia pulex isolate KAP4 chromosome 8, ASM2113471v1 genome:
AACCCCAACAAATAAGgatgaacaaaaacaattatattttaatCTGATTGTGAACGGTACCTGGAGAACGCGGAGCTTCCACAGGCGCGGACCGTAACGCATCACCATAGCCCTAACACTTTCCTCAATCTTGGAAGGATCCATAATGACCGTTGGAACAAAATTGAGAAAGATGTGATTGCAATCTGTGCGCCGGCTGTAAGGATGGGAGAAGGCTACTTCCAACTCGTCCATTGCTTCCAGTAACAATCGTTCACCTAAAAGGAAAGGCACCCAATGAAGCTAAAGAGAATCTAGAATAAATGCAACATGGAAATTTACCTTCGTTTTGCAAATACTCGAAAGAAGCTTCTTTTGTAATCAAATCCGAATGACGAATTATGGACCTGATGAAGAACCGATAGTCGGTTACTTCCTGGCCTTTGGCTACTTTAGCCTTGCCTAAATATAGGTGCATCTTTTGGTTGGATGTGGGGAGCGCCTCTAGTTCGTAGGTGCGTAAACGATTTATTTCTAATTGGAAAGCGAGAGCAGGCTCGAGATGTCTGTAAATCCGATCCTCATTGAAGTTGTCTCGTGCGCGGAACGTGAAGAATTTGGGATGTTGCCGGCGGAAGAGAACGACAAACGTGATACGACGGATACCCCGTTCAATCAGAAGAGGTCGTTTCTGTACACAAATCGCAGTAAACTTTTCGCTGAGAACAGTATCTTCCACTTCTTCGGTGTAGCGAATAGCAACATTAATTATGTGGATAGCCTCCGTgaccttaaaaaaacaaacattgatTAAAACACTTAAAACAAggattgattttcaaaaacaagtACCATCTGTTTGGTTAGACTATCCATGTAAGAAGTATCTGAGAACGAATGAGAAAGGGTGACCGACTGCGAAAGCATGTTGATTCCGCAATTTTCACCATCCGAATCTGAACCACCGTTATCAGCGCTCTCAGGAGTTGACGGGCGCGAGTCTTCAAAGACTTCCATCATTTCAtcgaaatgattttcaaagTCCTCCAAACGAGAGAAGGCGGCCATGCAGCCAGTTCGGTTGCAGTTCTCCAAGTCAGTGGGTAGATCTATGAGGTTGGATACCTCGTCAAAACTAGGGATGTGAGACATGACCAAATTCATATTTGCAGCCTTGTTGTGAGGGATGCGATTTGGGTGGGAAGAGGGGAGTAAAAACTAgggaaataatttgaaaaaccaTTATTAGTGCGTGTCTGAGGTAATAGAGCAAGGCTATGTTTTTTACCTCAAAATGAACGACGCAGAGATTTTCAGAAAGATCCTTATGCTGAAGGCACGTTAGTTCATACGAAGTGTAAGAACGACGGACGTAGACCTCCAAGGCAGCCATTCTGACAGCCCGATTGGgatgtgaaaaaaaatcatgcaGTACATCAAAGATGGATGTCTCAGACATGATGAGCTTTTGGAGATTTTCAGGATGGAAATCGTGGCCATAGATGTCAATGGCTGACAAGAAAATCGATTCCATTTGATTATGACGCAGCTCGTAGGCTGGCTGGTGGGCAGCAATCAACACCTGAACAAAATAATGTATGATTaattaattctttaaaataatttgaccGAGCTTCAAAAAACATACCTGTCTGGCTCTGAGAGCCACTTTGGCATTTTCGGAGCGATTAAGCATAGTCAATTCTTTGAGAATGGTGGCCAATTCGTCGGTAAGACCCGGTTCGTGACTCCACAGATGGTCTATAAGCTGCGTGACCAAcaaattcttcttcgtcgtctgcGAATGAGAAAATATCGTGGCCACAACAGCCGCCATCgtttccttattcttttcgCGCAGCATGGATACACACTTATCGTAATGACCGTTTTGAAATTGGCCCTCTACTACCAAGTATTGTTTCAGTAAATCGTGCACTACGGCCTTCATTCGACCtgaggaaaaaattagaaaaaaattaagaacaattcaaaattcacattttaaatttttacaaatcaaaaagattaCCTCGAATTCCGTTTCGATAGCGCTGGACAAGCTGAACGATTCCTTGAGTGGTAAGGAAAAAGACATCACGATCGGCCCGCTTCTGTAGTGTTGCGGCGTGAGTGTCAATGACGCTAGCCACTTGCTGACTAGGAAATTGAGCAAGGACGGAAGTAATGTTACTAGCGTAAAGAGCCATGAGCTTgcgaattttcttttcgaccgAAGCAGGGATACGGCCAGAGATGGATGATATAACATCCTGCAACTCCAACAGGGGTAAACTGGGATCCTTAAGGACCGTCATCATCTTCTCAATggtttctttgattttgggCTGGAAAAATGGATCAGGTAGGCAATATCCAGCAAAGATATTATCCATGACAGAACGGCAGCTTTGATAGATTTGGTTCAATTTGTCCCCCCATACAGGCAGGGTGGAGCCTGGCTCACTTTCTCGGAAACGCCCAGTAAACATTTGAACGCGCTGAATGCGTGATGCATCATCTAAATCCAAGTGGGCGATGATGGCCCCCGAATCTAAAATTGCTCCAGGGCGCTTGTTGTAATATAAGCAACCCGACTCGGTAACAGTGACCGTCATCACCATTTTCATTACCTCAATCTCCGCATACGCTTGGCCGGCCTGTattgatcaaataaaagttAGTTTCCGCTTGATGACGGCGCATTAATCAAACAAGTTTACTTACTTGGACATGGCCTCCTTCCTCAACCATAAAGCCAAGAAGTTTGCCAGCGGTAGGCGTGCGAAGGATTGTGGGGTCGttctctttttcgaaaataCAAGTCTGATTGCCAATGACGACCCGGTAACGATCCACCTCCTCCTTCATGTAGGTATTGTAACTGGCTCCATCGACAGAAAGGAGAAGCGATCCATCGGCAAGCCTGTGCATCTCCAGCTCTTTGTACGAGCCGTTGAGTGCCAGGAAGTAGCTGTTGGGCCCAGATTTTGTGGTTTGCATTTTGTATTTAGTTCCTTCGTAAATCAGCTCCACCTCCACACAGTTGGTCAATGTGTAGGCTGGAAGGACTTGACCTCTTTCTAATGAAGCCTGGAAGTGCTGGAACGAATTAAGTATAGTTTGATCGGCAACGTGCAGCGAACCGCAAATAACAGCCAGGAGCTGATCAGGTTTCTCCGACTTGAACCGTTGAGCGATCATAGCGTCTAGCCATGTTGTACTGATATTATTTCTCTGAAAATCTTCTGTTTCCAAGAGTGTAATCAAATACTCTACTGTGGTGCGGAAATCGCCTCGAATTGATAATTCTATTGAAGAAGACAATAAGGATTAGATGGACCCAAGAAAGAACGGAAACGGGGAAAATACCTTTAAGCGCAATGACCATATTTTCACGAGCTTCTTCGCGGTCTTCGCCCCATGAGAAGCAATGTCCGAATTGTGAGTCGGCAAATTCATGTAATCCGCCAGATGCTGCTACGCTGAAATAACCCCAAACATTTTTGGACGAACGGAAATTCAATTCTTGTACTGTACCAGAGCTGGGCTATATGAcggacggaaaaaaaatgaatgaacagATTGTTATCGGTAAATGAGCACAAATTAATCAATCGTACTTTGAATCCCTCCTCTGGATTCTCGCTCGTGATACGGGCAGCGATTACGTGCCCCCATGGAGTAGGAGGATTAGGAGGGTTATCAAAATCAATGGGTATGTTATCCCAAGGATTAAGACGGTATAAGGTACGAATCGATTTGATTCGATACAAAGGAATACCCATAGCAATTTGCAGCTGAGCAGCTGGCAAATTCACGTCTGACACCATCTCTGTGCAAGGATGCTCCACCTGTCATTTAGAAAGAGTATTGAATTAACTCaagaagaattaagaaaaatggatgaaaataaaacctgCAAGCGAGGGTTCAATTCCAAAAAGTAGAAGCTTCCGTCGGCTTCGTATAGATATTCGACAGTTCCCGCACTGACGTAACCGACCATTTTAGCAAGACGGACAGCAGCCTAACACCATCAAGGAAACTGGTTAAAAATCCAATCGTTTTTTGCAGATGCCAAGAAGTCAAGACACCTTTTCcatttgttcaaaaatgtGGGGTGGAGCGATAGCACAAGGAGCTTCCTCAATGATCTTTTGATGACGTCTTTGAATAGAACAATCTCGACCGAAAAGTGAAATGGCATTTCCATATTGATCGGCTAAAATCTGCACCTCCAAGTGATGAGCGCAACCGGCTGTCTTCATAATGAAAATAGGTGAACCTTGGACCTCCGCTTGGACCTAATtaagtcaaatttttaaaaatctatcaGTCAGCACATTATCATAGTTTAATGATTAGTCGGTACTAATCTGTAACAAGAGTAACCTGGCGGAAGAGGTTGGCAAAATCGTCGGCAGACTCAGATTTCCGGATGCCCTTACCACCGCCACCTTCACTAGCTTTGATCATGACCGGAAATCCGATCCTCTGAGCGGCCTCCAGACCTTCCTCTGCTGATTCAACGCATCCCTTCCGGTACAACTCTGTCGAAATTTTTATCCGCTTATCGCGAAACTCAGCCTTGAGTCCTACAAATCAAAGTGGGAAGTAAATAGGATAAGACCATTTGTTCGTTTGGCTCAAAAACTGTGGGAAAGTTCAGGCTTACCAGACCCAGACCACGAAAGTGTTGGGATATCGGCCGTTTGGGCTACAATACTTGAGGCTATTTTATCACCTAGCGCCCACATGGCCTTTTCTGGCGGCCCAATGAAAGCAATGCTATTCTTAATCAATAACTCTGGAAGTTTAGGATTTTCAGACGCGTGACCCCAACCAGCCCAGACGGCTTGCACCTGgtaaaagaggaaaacaaaccGGTTTTGTTTATACAATACGGTAAATTTATGCATTCTTCGTTGGTACCTGCATACGCTTTGCAATGTCCAAAATCAGTTCAACATTAGcataattgttgttgttggttcctCCAGGAACTGGTACGTAGTGGTCAGCCATTTTGATGTACTCCGCGTTAGCTGTTAAAATTCAATACATGgactaagtttttttttacattgatgTGGAAATAATGAAGTACCTTTCAAGTCTTCAGGCGTAACCATAACGACGAAGCGGATGGCCCGTTCGTTTCGAAACATTTCATAAGCCCATCTGCGTATAGAACGCATACACTTGACAGCTGCGATTCCATTGTTGGCAATCAATACCTATAGATTTCAAGAGATATCAAAATAAAGCACTCACACCACTGACATAGACAACACAGGAGACACCATTACTCACTCGATTGATTACACGATTGCCGCCAAACTGTCTAACAAATTCCTCTGGTGTAGCCACGTTGAGGTCCTTATTGAGCTCCATTCCGCGTTGCTTCACACGCAAATGACTCTGCGACATAGTAGCTCTACAtttcaaatgggaaaacaatCACACTAGGAGCCAAGGAGAAGCGTCActccataaaataaaaagaaacaaatgctCCCTTCAGTCATTGGAGAATGGCAAGGGTCTTCCGATATGGGCGACGTCAGAAACGATCTAAAGGCCGCTCGTTATCACACAGTCTAGAATcctgttctgttttgtttttgtttcaacacaTTTAAAATGCTTTATCAGCTCCCTACTGacagtaaatgaaaaaaagttgccatCCCGTAATTCGAGCCACACGCTTCTGAACTAAAATGGGGAGTCATCCTTATCCCTGATCACCCACCCCACTCGTGGATAAGATTTTCTGAAGCGTGTTGGAATGAAACACTGCGTAGAAGCGCGGGAAAATGGTtggactttaaaaaattaaaaaaaatgggggtaCGTTGACCCGTATATTACCTCATCAAAGATTTCTGATGCTTAGAGTTTTTGCTGTCTTGGCCGTTAGTGGACGAATCATCTGATATAGTGTCCTGGCTTCCAAGCGAGATGACATCCTCACACAAGTCTCCACTGCCGTTGCTGATactttcctcctcttctttatTGGTAGATGCTGACACCGGACGGGGATTTCCGCTCTCTCCAACACCGTCGGATCCCACCAGGAAACTGACCTGCACCCATAGTCATGATaagaattttgttgttattttttgcgACTTTAACTGTGAAATGTTTAATAGCTTTACTTGATTTGGAAGACGTACGGAGTTGTTGCTAGTTGATCCTCGATTTTCGGCCATATCTGGGGTATCGGTCAAGTTAACGGCCGTTTCGGCCAACCTGCAAGAAGGCAGAATGTGAGTGAAATCGGACTCGCACTCCATGCTGCTGGCGTGTGTGTGACGTAAAGCGTCCATGAATGGAAAGCGCTCTAGACCCCCAACTTTCTCTACCCCAGGCGATCAAGATTTTATCAACACTTGCTTTCGTCGACAACGTAATACCCCCAAGTTTCACTGGAAAACCCAATGTTTTGAACTCAATTTCTAATGAAACACCCCCATTTTGTCAAGGGCAGAATCATATTTTTGACCATCATTCTTAGAAACTGACAGCTAAAGGAATGTTGTGAACAGGTTTTTAAAGGTGAATGAACGGGGTTGGGGCCATCTGGCTGTGTTCCGCCTTCTAAAAATCGACTAATGACGGTCAGGCAGCTTTGAGCGATGGATAAAAACTAATGCGCATTGAGATAAATTTTTCTCAAGGAAgatatttaaaacaattttttatcaGCAGGTATATGAAAAGCacagaaatattattttgtaaGCAAACTTTGGTTCCTATAAAATCTCGAAATTCTGTAAATACTACCTGAACATAGCAAAGTGCCCCACTTAGATGCTTGTTAAGTTAAGTAAACACCTTACtctcaatatttaaaaaagagttcTACCTGTTTGTGAAAGCCTGAGAGACAAAGTTCCAGATGGTGTTGCAATAACTGAGTTCAAATTCTGTATCGGTATcaacaaatggaaattcaaGTTGAGGACAACTTTGCATTGAACCAGGATGACACTATTGAATTAGGTGCTGTTCCTGGAACAGGCGCTGAACTACTAGACGGATGCTATGACTGCTTTCTCCCGAAAACCAgaagaagacatttttacCTGAGGTTTCAGAAGTAGGCCACCAGACTCCCGGAACACACAAGAAGATTCAACTCAAACAAGAGAATTTTTAGCGAGATTTGGCGTGGGTGAAAACttcaaataaattacaataaaaacatctgaaataaataataaaaactggGAGGGTGGTTGATTGGTCAACAATAAATAACTATTTAGATCCGACTAAATAAGGAGCTCAAAGTATTGCAAACATCTGTCGTCTGCTGTTTCTCAATGGCTTAAATTACTATGGTAACGGGACTAGGATATGCaacatcatttttaaaaaataatttgttatgatgatttaaaaagaatttttattttgagaacaaaaaatattataaaaatacatttcgtGATAAAAATGTACAATTTTACAAAATGCATTACCTTCACGAATCACGATATCCCATTTGACAACGGTGTTGagttcaaaattcaaaattcgtCTAGAGACGGTTTCTCCTAACGTCGACGCTCTGGTGGGCTGCCCCTGGTTAGACGCGTATTTGTGCAAACTCGTTTAGGAAATCATTTGATTAAGAGTCAGAACGTGTGAAGGAAAACTGTAATAAGTTGAGCTGTCACTCTTGTCTGAAATAGTTGCGTAGTTAATAAGCTTCTGCTAAGATATAACCTGGCtttcataaagaaaaatggagcAGTCAGAAACAGTTCTTgacaaagatgaagaaattaGGTAAGCTTAAAGAtaaccaaaaattttcaaactacTAATTTGTGCTAATATCTTACTAATGTTTCATAGGAGATTACTTGAGGAAAGACGTgaggaaagaaaacagaaactgCTGGTGAGATTGGGTCGCAATTTGAGTAATCCTCTCAGCGTTTCATCTTGGGAAGCACTGACAGGAACATTGAGAAGCAAAAAAGCACCAACGAGTGCTGTCAAATCCAAAGAACCTGTTCAAGCCCAAACTGAAAAGGAAGTGAAACCAAATGTTTCATCCTGGGATGCCTTGAGAGGAtcgttgaaaaacaaaaaaggaacagTAAAGGCAACTACAGTAACCAAGCCTAATGAAGCTGTCGCTGTTAAAGTAGAAAATGCTGCCAAATCTGAATCAAGACCAATTAAAAGAACTTTATCATTTGGTCAGACTGCAACAAGTCTTAAAAGAACGAATTTAGCTAATGGAGGAGCCACACTGAAACGAGCAACATCATTCAAATCCATCCCAACCTCAGCTAAAAAGCCTGTTGCCCCTCCAGCTACTCAACCAACCAGCGTACAAAAACAGAAGCTGACAGTTCCCTGTTCTCCCAATTTCACTAACCGTACAAAGCAACAAACAGCAGCCATAAAGTCTGTGGCTTCAAGCACTAAACCTGTTGCTGTAAGTAAAAGAGCACCGGTTCAATTACCCAGGTCATTTCAACCTGTTTCATCATCGTCGGAGAAAGCCCTAGACACGGCAGAAACTGTTCCTGAGGTCATTAAGCGTAAGTCGTCATCATGGATGATACCACTGACTCCAGAGAGGAAAGCATCCCCTTCCAAGACTGGTCCGAATGCCCAGCACACACCGAACGTCAAGCCTTTCATCCGGAAGTCGTTTAGCGAGTCGAAGACTGCTTCGAACCGTTCGGTTCAGATCAATCGTTCCGTCAGCTCCGTTTCGATGATTCGACCATCGACTTCAACTCTTCCTCGTAGGAGCGTCGCTCCCAGCCTTCTAGGAAACGACAGCAGCAGGCGTTCAGTTTGGGGTGTCTCAAAGGAACCTTCTGAAAAGTAAGCGATTTATTTTCCTCCCTGGAGAAGGGGAATTTATTTGTTAACCCTTTCATTCCTTTGCATAGGGAAAAGGTACAGCATTGGTTGGAAAAGAGAGGCCGCAGCGTTGCTAGTTGTCGCCACTTGGGATGTTTAGGTCACCAGATCAAGGACTTCAAAGTGCCAGAGCGAAAATCTAACAGCGTCAAGAGCATCCGGACCGGCCGACTTGATGTCACCGGAACGGTCGAAGGAAGTGTGTGTGCTTCCCCTATACTACTCAAGGTATTAACATTTATAACGATTACGATTTATAGACAAATCAGTTTGACTTATGCAAGGatcattttgacatttctaGCGCAAGTCTTCGGTGATGAACaccacttttgaaaaagaagatgacgatgaACAACGCGTGTTGACACCACCACCTCAACCAGATTTCGAAAACGAATCAGAAGAAGCCGCAGGCCATTCGCCGCGCAATTCATCAATTTTAAACGTCACATTTGAAAAGGAAGACGATCAAGAGAACCAAGATTTGCCCGCAGCTTCGCCGATTTTGAAGGAAAACTCTGCGATCGATGAGGAGACGGACAACTTCCACACTCCGACGGAAATAAACAAGAGAGATTCAGTCTTGGATCTCACCGATTTGCAGGAAGGCCGCGTCGACTCGCTAATGGAGACCATTTCGGCCCTATTCAACGAGGTATGTTCCAACAATTCCTGACCCGAGAGAGCTGTCTAATATAATGCGAATGATTTCATATTGCAGCCCGTCTATCCTGAAGCCCAAATCGAGAGCTGGCTCAATCAATCAGAAGCAGCTTTCCCAGCAGTCAAGAGCACGGCTCTCTACTGGGACATTAAAGCCCGTTTGGAAGAGCGGCGTGGcaacactatggaagcccttGACATCTACAGCCAAGcccttgaaaacaaaaccgaGGTACAGTATAAACAGTTGGGCCTCATTTTAAGCGATGGCGCGGTGTATAAAATTTACCCCCGTTTGTTTCTCCAGTCTTTAGATACGATGAAGCAGTTCTTTGACGGCTTTTTGTTGCGCATCGGATCAAATATGCCCACGGGCCAGAGAACACCGCTGCTTAAAAGTTTGGGAGTGGAGACTCCTTTGATCCGCCAAAGCCGGCGTTTGACTCCCCGCCGCCCTTTGTTGGACTCGGCTCAAGCTTTTAATTCTACGACCATCAAGTACGAACTGAAGCTCAAACAAGTCTTCGATACCATCGAGTAAGTTGTGTCTCCATTTATGCAGTTccgtattttaaaaaaaaaaaaaaaaaactccttCTGATTGACTGTCTTTGAACGTTTAgtcaaaaacaacaagagaacAATACTCCTAGCCTCAAGAAGAAAGCGACGAAGACCCCGATGAAATTCAATACGGCTTCCAACAGAGTATCAGTAGCCAGCGAGTGCCCATATCAATTGGTCGCCACTCCAGTCAGGCGCTCAATGAGACCCAAAAAGGGGATGGTCACTTTAAACGAACAAGTTTTGTACGTCGGCCAACTGGATGAACTTTCGCCTGCCACCAGAAGCAAGGCCGTTGTGCGTAAAAACAACGCCTTAACCACTGATCTCTGAATCTAATTAATTGTGGAACCCAAAATTCAAAGCATAATCTTCCAGTTCTGTCCCATTTCCcattgtgtttctttttctttctttttttttccattgcattttcgttttgttttaagaaaaaatttgcattctCTTTCGAAGTAGATGTCCctgaatttgatttcagtATTATTCGCCCGTGGAAATGGTTTCAATAAATTTCGGTTATACCAGTTTTCTACCATTCGTCGTGACTGTATTggtatttaattaattcacGTTGAATGAGCAGCTTGTGAAATGAAGCACTCTagaaaagacgagaagaaatATGCGACTCCGTTTATCACAAGGAGAGATGTGAGAGTTTAGAGGAAGTATGGGGGAATGTAAATATAATAACGATTATCAAAAGTGCTGAGATGAATAAATTACTCCATGTAGAACTCGTGAATCGGGTAGGCCAACTCGATGAATTTACGACAGAACCGTTGAAACGCTCTCCTACAGCCAAATGAtatcatttttacattttgaataatagaaaattaataatcgTTTCTATGTTTAATACCCGATAGCTTCTGCTACGTGACGAGTTGAGCCGTTACCCTGAAAGACATGACAGGCGAACCGCTCTTCAGTCGGATGTTTGGTGATGAAGCCGAGGTAGTGCTGCTCACTCGGATGAAACCCGCAGAACGTGACATTTTTCAAAGCGAAAAAGTAATCGTGACACGGGAATCGGTCCAtctgtcgtgtgtgtgtttccaaccgtgaattaaaattaattgaaacgaaatagagagagagagctagacaATACTCTTACGTCATTTTCTTTGCACTTGTCCATGACGTGAAGTCCCTGGTCGGAGATTTCTAGAAAACAAGGCTGCGGGTGGGTGACGGGAGATTTGCGCATACGTTCAACGGCCGAACAGATCACCTGCTCCCCTTTGTTGACCATCGTTTCGACTGATCCCAAAAAATCCAGGGCGTAGCGCTCCTTGTTGACCCGCCGTCCGTCGGGATCGAAATCGTAatcgacgtcgacgacgtaaGCCGCTGGGAAGATTCCTCGACGCTGAGTTCGCAGGTTGATCCCGTCACACCAACAATCGTCGGCCTCCTGCTGGACGTAAACAGGATCTCCGATGTCGATGTCTATCTCGTCAGAGTGTCGGCCGGTGAATTTGTGCAGACCGCGGTGTGTAGCCTCGACGTCGGTCAGCACCGGGAGTGATTCGGCGCTCGGCGTCGAAGACGCAGTatctgttatttttaaaattcaattcgttatcaatttcaataattaattataggggggaaaataaCCTTTTGAGCCTTCTGGCGAATGAGCCGTCGAGTCTCGTCCGGAATCGCCATCCGTCCCTGGCCAAACGTCAGATTCACAAGGACTGTGTTCTCctgctgtttatttttaataaaaggaactttggatgattgttttgttatttggaCAATTGGAAATAATTATAGTACCTCGATAGTGAAGGTGAGGCTTGAAAAATTGGCGATGACGGTGTTCGGATACTAATGAAATGCACGACGACCCGATATCCAATTGCGATAGCTCATCGGCGAGTGATGGAGTCCGTTTGAAATCCAATTCTGTGTATAATTGATTAGATATtgatccttttctttttttatttcgataaAACATGTTTTGATAGTATactttgatgaatttttgggatttCTGgtagttttcttcttttcctttcgagTGGCTTGTGATTGATTTCCTTGACAGGATCGTTGGCAGCCCCATCTTCTGGATGAGGAGCTACTGGTACATTTTCTGTCGTCCCAACGGAAGTTTGGACAATTCCGGTGCTTCCCTCTTCAACGATCGTCGATTCCCGTTTGGCAAACGGAAACTCGGTGGCACACGATGAGAGTAAGCCCTCGAAATTCGGCAAATCGTCACAGGGCGTGATGTCGTGAACCAAACTGCATAAAtatgcaaaacaaaacgatATGATAATATACTAAAACCCCACCCCGCTAGTCTAACATAATCAATGAAACAGCCAAGTCAAATGATGACAACGACTTACGTGTAGCACTTGGCTGACGCTCGTATGTGCTGAGGTAATCGATCGAAATGCAGACGAAACTCTTCAAACTCGGAATCGGCCATGATTTTCGGTTACAACCAAAAACAGCAGCTGAAGAACTGAATTcggcaaataataataatgagcGGCCTGGATGCAGCCTGCAGCTGGGGGTGTGTATATTAACAACTACTACTCGTTACTACAGAATTCGGCTATTTACTGAGCAAAGTCTCGACCGAATAAGTTTCCGATGCGTATACATATACGGCCGACTTTGGGGTGCTGGATCGTGCCGGATCCTCTATACGTGCCAACGGGAGTATGTAGAAAGAGGTGTGGCTGCTGCCGAGTTAGTCCCCCGGATTGCGCATGCTCACGGGGTGGTTGGTGTTCCAGCAGGATGCCATAGCGTGagccagaaaagaaatgtgtccCGAGACCATGGagatattgattttttcccaaatttctttttcaagtcaATTTATGTTCCTCCTCCTGTGTGTTTTTGATAAAAACTCAACACGCACGACGCGGGTCGATTAATCTAAGGAATGGGCATCTAAGCAAAACACTCCGTCACTAACGTCGTCGCCGATTAGTATCTACGTTTTAATTCAATCAGCGTGTGGGCGTATAGGCCACTGCGCAGCGCCAAAGTGAGAAATACTTAAACGTTGGCACGACTTAACATCGTTTCCAGATGATAATCTTCGTCGGCTATATCACGCAATACACGAATATAAtctgagctttttttttgcgtgcGTGTAGGTGGAATGGCCAGAGTCCTATGTAATAACGGATGGGATTTCTTTTAACTGTCACCAAACCACACATCGTAGATCACGcggccaatttttctttttttccttccagcGGATACGTTCTGTCCGCCCATATCGTCGATATATCGGCGACCTTAATCAGATGATGGAATGCGCTGCTGCGCGGAGGaattgtaaaaatataaaataaagaaaacgcGGAATAGATAATACTGTACGTCAGCAGCACTGGGCTTTGGGACCCAGAAAGTTTTCAATCACTTCTCAGCGATTGGGAATATGTATAAAACGATCGGAATTGAAATAGATTCAACAAACGGCACCCAAATAAGTGTAatattc
Encoded proteins:
- the LOC124200171 gene encoding acetyl-CoA carboxylase-like isoform X1 yields the protein MQSCPQLEFPFVDTDTEFELSYCNTIWNFVSQAFTNRLAETAVNLTDTPDMAENRGSTSNNSVRLPNQVQVSFLVGSDGVGESGNPRPVSASTNKEEEESISNGSGDLCEDVISLGSQDTISDDSSTNGQDSKNSKHQKSLMRATMSQSHLRVKQRGMELNKDLNVATPEEFVRQFGGNRVINRVLIANNGIAAVKCMRSIRRWAYEMFRNERAIRFVVMVTPEDLKANAEYIKMADHYVPVPGGTNNNNYANVELILDIAKRMQVQAVWAGWGHASENPKLPELLIKNSIAFIGPPEKAMWALGDKIASSIVAQTADIPTLSWSGSGLKAEFRDKRIKISTELYRKGCVESAEEGLEAAQRIGFPVMIKASEGGGGKGIRKSESADDFANLFRQVQAEVQGSPIFIMKTAGCAHHLEVQILADQYGNAISLFGRDCSIQRRHQKIIEEAPCAIAPPHIFEQMEKAAVRLAKMVGYVSAGTVEYLYEADGSFYFLELNPRLQVEHPCTEMVSDVNLPAAQLQIAMGIPLYRIKSIRTLYRLNPWDNIPIDFDNPPNPPTPWGHVIAARITSENPEEGFKPSSGTVQELNFRSSKNVWGYFSVAASGGLHEFADSQFGHCFSWGEDREEARENMVIALKELSIRGDFRTTVEYLITLLETEDFQRNNISTTWLDAMIAQRFKSEKPDQLLAVICGSLHVADQTILNSFQHFQASLERGQVLPAYTLTNCVEVELIYEGTKYKMQTTKSGPNSYFLALNGSYKELEMHRLADGSLLLSVDGASYNTYMKEEVDRYRVVIGNQTCIFEKENDPTILRTPTAGKLLGFMVEEGGHVQAGQAYAEIEVMKMVMTVTVTESGCLYYNKRPGAILDSGAIIAHLDLDDASRIQRVQMFTGRFRESEPGSTLPVWGDKLNQIYQSCRSVMDNIFAGYCLPDPFFQPKIKETIEKMMTVLKDPSLPLLELQDVISSISGRIPASVEKKIRKLMALYASNITSVLAQFPSQQVASVIDTHAATLQKRADRDVFFLTTQGIVQLVQRYRNGIRGRMKAVVHDLLKQYLVVEGQFQNGHYDKCVSMLREKNKETMAAVVATIFSHSQTTKKNLLVTQLIDHLWSHEPGLTDELATILKELTMLNRSENAKVALRARQVLIAAHQPAYELRHNQMESIFLSAIDIYGHDFHPENLQKLIMSETSIFDVLHDFFSHPNRAVRMAALEVYVRRSYTSYELTCLQHKDLSENLCVVHFEFLLPSSHPNRIPHNKAANMNLVMSHIPSFDEVSNLIDLPTDLENCNRTGCMAAFSRLEDFENHFDEMMEVFEDSRPSTPESADNGGSDSDGENCGINMLSQSVTLSHSFSDTSYMDSLTKQMVTEAIHIINVAIRYTEEVEDTVLSEKFTAICVQKRPLLIERGIRRITFVVLFRRQHPKFFTFRARDNFNEDRIYRHLEPALAFQLEINRLRTYELEALPTSNQKMHLYLGKAKVAKGQEVTDYRFFIRSIIRHSDLITKEASFEYLQNEGERLLLEAMDELEVAFSHPYSRRTDCNHIFLNFVPTVIMDPSKIEESVRAMVMRYGPRLWKLRVLQAELKMIIRQTHNGKTVPIRLCLNNESGYYLDICMYRETTDPRTGVVKFEAYGPRHGPLHGLPISTPYMTKDYLQLKRFQAQSNGTTYVYDYPDMFRQTCKRMWNEYIARNSKENIILPELLVTSVELVLDVEGNLIEQKRLPGENNIGMVAWRVKLITPEYQTGREIIVICNDITFMIGSFGPQEDKLFLAASQLARSLKIPRIYIAANSGARIGLAEEIKHLFRVAWVDNSDPEKGFKYIYLTPDDFKKVAAFNSVRAELIDEHGEARYRITDIIGKEDGLGVENLRHSGMIAGESSQAYNDIVTISLVSCRAIGIGAYLVRLGQRVIQIENSHIILTGYSALNRLLGREVYTSNSQLGGIQIMYNNGVSHRTDAHDLEGIQSILRWLSYMPKCKGAPLPINPIYDSIDREIKYMPTKAPYDPRWLLSGRQNPLHPDEWESGFFDRGSFDEIMAAWAQTVVCGRARLGGIPIGVIAVETRTVELNLPADPANLDSEAKVVSQAGQVWFPDSAYKTAQAILDFSREELPLIIFANWRGFSGGMKDMYEQVVKFGAYIVDGLREYKQPIMVYIPPFAELRGGAWVVIDPTINESYMEMYADPESRGGVLEPEGVVEVKFKLKDLLKTMARIDPVIQGLREKLSKPELNPTDKRSLEQQLNQREDLLAPMYRQVATYFADLHDTPERMHEKGVIHDIVPWKKSRTYFYWRLRRRLLEKETVLKIIQVQQQLTHPQAEAMLRRWFVEDKGATDGYLWEDNRIVVEWLEDQLKGECQKPVLMENIRCLKREFALAQVRTLMQETPEIGLDSIVHIVQNLSPAQRAEVAKAIGRLDGTPAPAPAPVAQAVAPSGSAATSCSASLDSSPGAVP